A section of the Apodemus sylvaticus chromosome 10, mApoSyl1.1, whole genome shotgun sequence genome encodes:
- the Ccnf gene encoding cyclin-F, which produces MGSGGVIHCRCARCFCYPTKRRIKRRPRNLTILSLPEDVLFHILKWLSVGDILAVRAVHSHLKYLVDNHGSVWASASFQELWPSPQNLKLFERAAEKGNFEAAVKLGIAYLYNEGLSVSDEACAEVNGLKASRFFSMAERLNTGSEPFIWLFIRPPWSASGSCCKAVVHDSLRAECQLQRSHKASILHCLGRVLNLFEDEEKRKQAHSLLEESARQGCLASSYLLWESDRKMDMSDPGRCLHSFRKLRDCAAKGCWEAQLALAKACAGGSHLGLEGKTCSETVCQLFQASQAVNKQQIFSVQKGLSDTMRYILIDWLVEVATMKDFTSLCLHLTVECVDRYLRRRLVPRYKLQLLGIACMVICTRFISKEILTIREAVWLTDNTYKYEDLVRVMGEIISALEGKIRTPTVVDYKEVLLALVPVAPRTRHLCSFLCELTLLHTSLSIYAPARLASAALLLARLTHGQTQPWTTQLWDLTGFSYSDLVPCVLSLHKKCFHDDAPKDYRQVSLTAVKQRFEDKCYEQISQEEVLSYAELCSVLGVKQESPEPPSFPSSGEIHTFLSSPSGRRSKRKRENSLQEDRGSFVTTPTAELSNQEETLLGSLLDWSLDCCSGYEGDQESEGEKDGDVTAPSGLLDVTVVYLNPEEHCCPESSDEEAWPEDKIPPAPGTQAAPASAPRPLLYNRGDPGKDVTTSGYYSSVSSSSPISSLDGGMGSSPRSTSVLSVGSHSSTKPCHHQAKKSCLQCRPPNPPESGVHQQPVKRQNLSVHSDEDTNLGFLKL; this is translated from the exons ATGGGGAGCGGCGGCG TGATCCACTGCAGGTGTGCCAGGTGTTTCTGTTATCCGACTAAGCGAAGAATCAAAAGAAGACCCAGAAACTTAACCATCTTGAGTCTCCCAGAAGATGTACTCTTTCATATCCTGAAGTGGCTTTCTGTTGGGGACATCCTTGCTGTCCGAGCT GTCCACTCCCACCTCAAGTACCTGGTGGACAACCACGGCAGCGTGTGGGCATCTGCCAGCTTCCAAGAGCTCTGGCCTTCTCCTCAGAACCTGAAGCTCTTTGAAAG GGCTGCTGAAAAGGGAAATTTTGAAGCTGCCGTGAAGCTGGGGATCGCCTACCTCTACAATGAAGGCT TGTCTGTATCGGATGAGGCTTGTGCGGAAGTGAACGGCCTGAAGGCTTCTCGCTTCTTCAGTATGGCTGAGAGATTGAATACGGGTTCTGAGCCCTTCATCTGGCTCTTCATCCGCCCACCGTGGTCGGCGTCAGGAAGCTGCTGTAAGGCCGTGGTCCACGACAGCCTCAGGGCAGAGTGTCAGTTACAAAGA agtcatAAAGCTTCCATTCTGCACTGCTTAGGAAGGGTGCTAAATCTTTTTGAG GAcgaagagaaaaggaagcaggCTCATAGCCTTTTGGAAGAGTCTGCTCGTCAGGGGTGCTTGGCCAGCTCATACCTCCTGTGGGAAAGTGACAGAAAGATGGAT ATGTCCGATCCTGGAAGATGCCTCCACAGCTTCCGGAAACTCAGGGACTGCGCTGCCAAAGGCTGCTGGGAAGCACAG CTGGCTTTGGCCAAAGCCTGTGCAGGCGGAAGCCATCTTGGACTGGAAGGGAAGACCTGCAGTGAAACCGTCTGCCAGCTCTTCCAAGCATCCCAGGCCGTCAACAAGCAGCAGATATTCTCTGTGCAGAAGGGACTCAGTGACACCATGAG ATACATTCTAATCGACTGGTTGGTGGAAGTTGCCACAATGAAGGACTTTACAAGCCTGTGTCTTCACCTGACAGTGGAGTGTGTGGACCGGTACTTACGGAGGAGGCTGGTCCCCAGATACAAGCTCCAGCTTCTGGGCATTGCCTGCATGGTCATCTGTACCCG GTTCATCAGCAAAGAGATCCTGACGATCAGAGAGGCTGTGTGGCTCACGGACAACACGTACAAATACGAGGACTTGGTGCGCGTGATGGGGGAGATCATCTCCGCCCTGGAAGGGAAGATTCGG ACCCCTACCGTGGTTGACTACAAGGAGGTCCTGCTGGCACTGGTCCCCGTCGCCCCCAGAACCCGGCACCTGTGCAGCTTCCTCTGTGAGCTCACCCTGCTGCACACCAGCCTGTCCATCTATGCCCCAGCCCGCCTGGCCTCTGCAGCCCTGCTCCTGGCCAGACTGACACACGGGCAGA CACAGCCCTGGACCACTCAGCTGTGGGACCTCACTGGGTTCTCCTACAGTGACCTGGTGCCCTGCGTCTTGAGCCTTCATAAGAAGTG TTTCCATGATGATGCGCCCAAAGACTACAGACAAGTCTCTCTGACGGCCGTGAAACAGCGATTTGAGGATAAGTGCTATGAGCAAATCAGTCAGGAGGAG GTGCTGAGCTATGCCGAACTGTGCAGTGTGTTAGGGGTGAAGCAGGAGAGCCCAGAGCCCCCATCCTTCCCTAGCTCAGGGGAGATCCACACCTTCCTCAGCTCACCCTCCGGGAGGAGAAGCAAACG GAAGCGAGAGAACAGCCTTCAGGAGGACAGGGGCAGCTTTGTCACCACGCCCACCGCAGAGCTATCGAACCAGGAGGAGACATTGTTAGGCAGCCTTCTGGACTGGAGCCTGGACTGCTGCTCTGGCTATGAGGGCGACCAGGAGAGCGAAGGCGAGAAGGATGGCGATG TCACAGCTCCCAGTGGACTCCTTGACGTCACCGTGGTCTACCTGAACCCAGAAGAGCATTGCTGCCCGGAGTCCAGCGACGAGGAGGCCTGGCCAGAGGACAAGATCCCCCCGGCCCCAGGCACCCAGGCCGCTCCAGCCTCGGCCCCCAGGCCCCTCCTCTACAACAGGGGAGATCCAGGCAAGGACGTCACGACCTCAGGCTACTACTCCTCTGTCAGCagctcaagtcccataagctccctggATGGTGGCATGGGGAGCTCTCCCCGATCTACCTCAGTGCTGTCTGTGGGCAGCCACTCAAGCACAAAGCCTTGCCACCATCAGGCCAAGAAGTCATGTTTACAGTGTCGTCCCCCAAACCCCCCAGAGAGCGGTGTCCACCAGCAACCGGTAAAGCGCCAAAACCTATCAGTACACAGTGATGAGGACACGAACCTGGGCTTCCTGAAGCTCTGA